One Mugil cephalus isolate CIBA_MC_2020 chromosome 22, CIBA_Mcephalus_1.1, whole genome shotgun sequence genomic window carries:
- the gramd4a gene encoding GRAM domain-containing protein 4 isoform X6 yields MKLCYDLRAGVAVRHVKVKPRCAVLTMLKRLDKIRFRGPRTRDDFPDLAESPPASDNECNDDMQLKPRAAPRETEDVLRDPAGSGSPTMAAAIQDFQRSESDRLNEVKGHLEIALLEKHFLQEELRKLREETNVDSLRQELERERSKRIDLEQKMNEVLKTRLEDSPPQPPRKQQSPSNNGTADKQQKEVWSSRLQKWLYERFGVYIEDFRFQPEESTVEAEEPLSAKRLTENMRRLKRGARPVTNFLRNLSALSNWHSVYTSAIAFIIYMNAAWHGWAIPMFLFLAILRLSLNYLIARGWRIQWSIVPEVSEPMEPPKEDLTVSEKFQLVLDVAQKAQNLFGKMADVLEKIKNLFMWVQPESTRKLYVCLWVAFITSCILPYKLMGFMMGLYAGIKFFIIDFLFKSCPKLRDKYDTPHIVWNSLPTDPQLKERSNATVSRRPVVSRGSLATIPCGVNREEETGRSHSTKKGAFHEIFNLPESERPLPVCENGWRCCLINRDRKMPTDYIRNGMLYVTENYLCFESSSSRSGSSKKNKVIKLVDITDIQKYKVLSVLPGSGMGISIATPSTQKPLVFGAMIHRDEAFEAIFTQYMKMMTTTKPPSSSEL; encoded by the exons CGCTTCCGAGGCCCGAGGACGAGAGACGACTTCCCGGACCTGGCCGAGTCGCCGCCCGCCTCCGACAACGAATGTAATGACGACATGCAGCTGAAGCCCCGGGCGGCTCCACGGGAGACGGAGGACGTCCTGCGAGACCCC GCTGGTTCGGGGTCTCCCACTATGGCTGCGGCCATCCAGGACTTCCAGAGGTCGGAGTCAGACCGACTCAACGAAGTCAAAGGTCACTTGGAAATTGCCTTACTGGAGAAACATTTCCTAC aggaggagctgaggaagcTGCGGGAAGAGACCAACGTGGACTCCCTGCggcaggagctggagagggagcGCAGCAAAAGGATAGACCTGGAACAGAAGATGAACGAGGTGCTCAAAACCAG GCTAGAGGACTCTCCGCCGCAGCCGCCCCGAAAACAGCAGTCGCCCTCAAACAATGGAACAG CAGACAAACAGCAGAAGGAGGTCTGGAGCTCCCGGCTGCAGAAGTGGCTGTACGAGCGCTTCGGGGTTTACATCGAAGACTTCCGCTTCCAGCCGGAGGAAAGCACTGTGGAGGCAGAGGAACCGCTAAGTGCTAAAAG GTTGACAGAAAACATGAGGCGCCTCA AGAGAGGAGCCAGACCTGTCACCAACTTCTTAAGGAACCTCTCCGCCTTATCGAACTGGCACTCCGTCTACACCTCAGCTATTGCCTTCATT ATTTACATGAATGCTGCTTGGCATGGTTGGGCCATTCCCATGTTCCTCTTCCTGGCTATCCTGCGCTTGTCCTTAAATTACCTCATCGCCAG AGGTTGGAGGATCCAGTGGAGCATTGTGCCTGAGGTCTCTGAACCCATG gAGCCTCCAAAGGAAGACTTGACTGTATCGGAGAAGTTTCAGCTTGTACTTGACGTTGCACAAAAAGCACAG AACCTTTTTGGTAAGATGGCAGATGTTTTGGAGAAGATAAAGAA cttGTTCATGTGGGTGCAGCCAGAGAGCACCCGGAAACTTTACGTCTGCCTCTGGGTGGCGTTCATCACCTCCTGCATCCTGCCATACAAACTAATGGGCTTCATGATGG GCCTGTACGCCGGTATCAAGTTCTTCATCATAGACTTCCTGTTTAAGAGCTGCCCGAAGCTCCGGGACAAATACGACACGCCCCACATCGTGTGGAACAGCCTTCCCACCGACCCCCAGCTCAAAGAGAGGAGCAACGCCACCGTGTCGCGGCGG CCTGTGGTGTCTAGGGGCAGTCTCGCCACCATCCCATGTGGggtgaacagagaggaggagacgggtCGCTCTCACAGCACCAAGAAGGGGGCCTTTCATGAGATCTTCAACCTGCCGGAGTCTGAGCGCCCTCTTCCTG TGTGTGAGAACGGCTGGAGGTGCTGCTTAATAAACCGAGACCGGAAGATGCCCACAGACTACATCAGGAATGGAATGCTTTACGTCACAGAGAA TTACCTGTGCTTTGAGAGCTCCAGCTCCAGATCCGGCTCCTCCAAGAAGAATAAAGTCATCAAGCTGGTGGATATCACTGACATACAAAAG TACAAAGTGTTGTCAGTCCTGCCAGGAAGTGGGATGGGCATCTCTATAGCCACTCCATCCACTCAGAAG CCATTGGTGTTTGGTGCCATGATCCACAGAGATGAGGCTTTCGAGGCCATCTTCACCCAGTACATGAAGATGATGACCACCACCAAACCACCATCCAGCTCAGAGCTGTAG
- the gramd4a gene encoding GRAM domain-containing protein 4 isoform X2, with the protein MKLCYDLRAGVAVRHVKVKPRCAVLTMLKRLDKIRFRGPRTRDDFPDLAESPPASDNECNDDMQLKPRAAPRETEDVLRDPAGSGSPTMAAAIQDFQRSESDRLNEVKGHLEIALLEKHFLQEELRKLREETNVDSLRQELERERSKRIDLEQKMNEVLKTRLEDSPPQPPRKQQSPSNNGTDKQQKEVWSSRLQKWLYERFGVYIEDFRFQPEESTVEAEEPLSAKRLTENMRRLKRGARPVTNFLRNLSALSNWHSVYTSAIAFIIYMNAAWHGWAIPMFLFLAILRLSLNYLIARGWRIQWSIVPEVSEPMEPPKEDLTVSEKFQLVLDVAQKAQNLFGKMADVLEKIKNLFMWVQPESTRKLYVCLWVAFITSCILPYKLMGFMMGLYAGIKFFIIDFLFKSCPKLRDKYDTPHIVWNSLPTDPQLKERSNATVSRRLSVIEKVQPVVSRGSLATIPCGVNREEETGRSHSTKKGAFHEIFNLPESERPLPVCENGWRCCLINRDRKMPTDYIRNGMLYVTENYLCFESSSSRSGSSKKNKVIKLVDITDIQKYKVLSVLPGSGMGISIATPSTQKPLVFGAMIHRDEAFEAIFTQYMKMMTTTKPPSSSEL; encoded by the exons CGCTTCCGAGGCCCGAGGACGAGAGACGACTTCCCGGACCTGGCCGAGTCGCCGCCCGCCTCCGACAACGAATGTAATGACGACATGCAGCTGAAGCCCCGGGCGGCTCCACGGGAGACGGAGGACGTCCTGCGAGACCCC GCTGGTTCGGGGTCTCCCACTATGGCTGCGGCCATCCAGGACTTCCAGAGGTCGGAGTCAGACCGACTCAACGAAGTCAAAGGTCACTTGGAAATTGCCTTACTGGAGAAACATTTCCTAC aggaggagctgaggaagcTGCGGGAAGAGACCAACGTGGACTCCCTGCggcaggagctggagagggagcGCAGCAAAAGGATAGACCTGGAACAGAAGATGAACGAGGTGCTCAAAACCAG GCTAGAGGACTCTCCGCCGCAGCCGCCCCGAAAACAGCAGTCGCCCTCAAACAATGGAACAG ACAAACAGCAGAAGGAGGTCTGGAGCTCCCGGCTGCAGAAGTGGCTGTACGAGCGCTTCGGGGTTTACATCGAAGACTTCCGCTTCCAGCCGGAGGAAAGCACTGTGGAGGCAGAGGAACCGCTAAGTGCTAAAAG GTTGACAGAAAACATGAGGCGCCTCA AGAGAGGAGCCAGACCTGTCACCAACTTCTTAAGGAACCTCTCCGCCTTATCGAACTGGCACTCCGTCTACACCTCAGCTATTGCCTTCATT ATTTACATGAATGCTGCTTGGCATGGTTGGGCCATTCCCATGTTCCTCTTCCTGGCTATCCTGCGCTTGTCCTTAAATTACCTCATCGCCAG AGGTTGGAGGATCCAGTGGAGCATTGTGCCTGAGGTCTCTGAACCCATG gAGCCTCCAAAGGAAGACTTGACTGTATCGGAGAAGTTTCAGCTTGTACTTGACGTTGCACAAAAAGCACAG AACCTTTTTGGTAAGATGGCAGATGTTTTGGAGAAGATAAAGAA cttGTTCATGTGGGTGCAGCCAGAGAGCACCCGGAAACTTTACGTCTGCCTCTGGGTGGCGTTCATCACCTCCTGCATCCTGCCATACAAACTAATGGGCTTCATGATGG GCCTGTACGCCGGTATCAAGTTCTTCATCATAGACTTCCTGTTTAAGAGCTGCCCGAAGCTCCGGGACAAATACGACACGCCCCACATCGTGTGGAACAGCCTTCCCACCGACCCCCAGCTCAAAGAGAGGAGCAACGCCACCGTGTCGCGGCGG CTCTCTGTCATTGAGAAG GTTCAGCCTGTGGTGTCTAGGGGCAGTCTCGCCACCATCCCATGTGGggtgaacagagaggaggagacgggtCGCTCTCACAGCACCAAGAAGGGGGCCTTTCATGAGATCTTCAACCTGCCGGAGTCTGAGCGCCCTCTTCCTG TGTGTGAGAACGGCTGGAGGTGCTGCTTAATAAACCGAGACCGGAAGATGCCCACAGACTACATCAGGAATGGAATGCTTTACGTCACAGAGAA TTACCTGTGCTTTGAGAGCTCCAGCTCCAGATCCGGCTCCTCCAAGAAGAATAAAGTCATCAAGCTGGTGGATATCACTGACATACAAAAG TACAAAGTGTTGTCAGTCCTGCCAGGAAGTGGGATGGGCATCTCTATAGCCACTCCATCCACTCAGAAG CCATTGGTGTTTGGTGCCATGATCCACAGAGATGAGGCTTTCGAGGCCATCTTCACCCAGTACATGAAGATGATGACCACCACCAAACCACCATCCAGCTCAGAGCTGTAG
- the gramd4a gene encoding GRAM domain-containing protein 4 isoform X4, producing the protein MKLCYDLRAGVAVRHVKVKPRCAVLTMLKRLDKIRFRGPRTRDDFPDLAESPPASDNECNDDMQLKPRAAPRETEDVLRDPAGSGSPTMAAAIQDFQRSESDRLNEVKGHLEIALLEKHFLQEELRKLREETNVDSLRQELERERSKRIDLEQKMNEVLKTRLEDSPPQPPRKQQSPSNNGTDKQQKEVWSSRLQKWLYERFGVYIEDFRFQPEESTVEAEEPLSAKRLTENMRRLKRGARPVTNFLRNLSALSNWHSVYTSAIAFIIYMNAAWHGWAIPMFLFLAILRLSLNYLIARGWRIQWSIVPEVSEPMEPPKEDLTVSEKFQLVLDVAQKAQNLFGKMADVLEKIKNLFMWVQPESTRKLYVCLWVAFITSCILPYKLMGFMMGLYAGIKFFIIDFLFKSCPKLRDKYDTPHIVWNSLPTDPQLKERSNATVSRRVQPVVSRGSLATIPCGVNREEETGRSHSTKKGAFHEIFNLPESERPLPVCENGWRCCLINRDRKMPTDYIRNGMLYVTENYLCFESSSSRSGSSKKNKVIKLVDITDIQKYKVLSVLPGSGMGISIATPSTQKPLVFGAMIHRDEAFEAIFTQYMKMMTTTKPPSSSEL; encoded by the exons CGCTTCCGAGGCCCGAGGACGAGAGACGACTTCCCGGACCTGGCCGAGTCGCCGCCCGCCTCCGACAACGAATGTAATGACGACATGCAGCTGAAGCCCCGGGCGGCTCCACGGGAGACGGAGGACGTCCTGCGAGACCCC GCTGGTTCGGGGTCTCCCACTATGGCTGCGGCCATCCAGGACTTCCAGAGGTCGGAGTCAGACCGACTCAACGAAGTCAAAGGTCACTTGGAAATTGCCTTACTGGAGAAACATTTCCTAC aggaggagctgaggaagcTGCGGGAAGAGACCAACGTGGACTCCCTGCggcaggagctggagagggagcGCAGCAAAAGGATAGACCTGGAACAGAAGATGAACGAGGTGCTCAAAACCAG GCTAGAGGACTCTCCGCCGCAGCCGCCCCGAAAACAGCAGTCGCCCTCAAACAATGGAACAG ACAAACAGCAGAAGGAGGTCTGGAGCTCCCGGCTGCAGAAGTGGCTGTACGAGCGCTTCGGGGTTTACATCGAAGACTTCCGCTTCCAGCCGGAGGAAAGCACTGTGGAGGCAGAGGAACCGCTAAGTGCTAAAAG GTTGACAGAAAACATGAGGCGCCTCA AGAGAGGAGCCAGACCTGTCACCAACTTCTTAAGGAACCTCTCCGCCTTATCGAACTGGCACTCCGTCTACACCTCAGCTATTGCCTTCATT ATTTACATGAATGCTGCTTGGCATGGTTGGGCCATTCCCATGTTCCTCTTCCTGGCTATCCTGCGCTTGTCCTTAAATTACCTCATCGCCAG AGGTTGGAGGATCCAGTGGAGCATTGTGCCTGAGGTCTCTGAACCCATG gAGCCTCCAAAGGAAGACTTGACTGTATCGGAGAAGTTTCAGCTTGTACTTGACGTTGCACAAAAAGCACAG AACCTTTTTGGTAAGATGGCAGATGTTTTGGAGAAGATAAAGAA cttGTTCATGTGGGTGCAGCCAGAGAGCACCCGGAAACTTTACGTCTGCCTCTGGGTGGCGTTCATCACCTCCTGCATCCTGCCATACAAACTAATGGGCTTCATGATGG GCCTGTACGCCGGTATCAAGTTCTTCATCATAGACTTCCTGTTTAAGAGCTGCCCGAAGCTCCGGGACAAATACGACACGCCCCACATCGTGTGGAACAGCCTTCCCACCGACCCCCAGCTCAAAGAGAGGAGCAACGCCACCGTGTCGCGGCGG GTTCAGCCTGTGGTGTCTAGGGGCAGTCTCGCCACCATCCCATGTGGggtgaacagagaggaggagacgggtCGCTCTCACAGCACCAAGAAGGGGGCCTTTCATGAGATCTTCAACCTGCCGGAGTCTGAGCGCCCTCTTCCTG TGTGTGAGAACGGCTGGAGGTGCTGCTTAATAAACCGAGACCGGAAGATGCCCACAGACTACATCAGGAATGGAATGCTTTACGTCACAGAGAA TTACCTGTGCTTTGAGAGCTCCAGCTCCAGATCCGGCTCCTCCAAGAAGAATAAAGTCATCAAGCTGGTGGATATCACTGACATACAAAAG TACAAAGTGTTGTCAGTCCTGCCAGGAAGTGGGATGGGCATCTCTATAGCCACTCCATCCACTCAGAAG CCATTGGTGTTTGGTGCCATGATCCACAGAGATGAGGCTTTCGAGGCCATCTTCACCCAGTACATGAAGATGATGACCACCACCAAACCACCATCCAGCTCAGAGCTGTAG
- the gramd4a gene encoding GRAM domain-containing protein 4 isoform X1: MKLCYDLRAGVAVRHVKVKPRCAVLTMLKRLDKIRFRGPRTRDDFPDLAESPPASDNECNDDMQLKPRAAPRETEDVLRDPAGSGSPTMAAAIQDFQRSESDRLNEVKGHLEIALLEKHFLQEELRKLREETNVDSLRQELERERSKRIDLEQKMNEVLKTRLEDSPPQPPRKQQSPSNNGTADKQQKEVWSSRLQKWLYERFGVYIEDFRFQPEESTVEAEEPLSAKRLTENMRRLKRGARPVTNFLRNLSALSNWHSVYTSAIAFIIYMNAAWHGWAIPMFLFLAILRLSLNYLIARGWRIQWSIVPEVSEPMEPPKEDLTVSEKFQLVLDVAQKAQNLFGKMADVLEKIKNLFMWVQPESTRKLYVCLWVAFITSCILPYKLMGFMMGLYAGIKFFIIDFLFKSCPKLRDKYDTPHIVWNSLPTDPQLKERSNATVSRRLSVIEKVQPVVSRGSLATIPCGVNREEETGRSHSTKKGAFHEIFNLPESERPLPVCENGWRCCLINRDRKMPTDYIRNGMLYVTENYLCFESSSSRSGSSKKNKVIKLVDITDIQKYKVLSVLPGSGMGISIATPSTQKPLVFGAMIHRDEAFEAIFTQYMKMMTTTKPPSSSEL; encoded by the exons CGCTTCCGAGGCCCGAGGACGAGAGACGACTTCCCGGACCTGGCCGAGTCGCCGCCCGCCTCCGACAACGAATGTAATGACGACATGCAGCTGAAGCCCCGGGCGGCTCCACGGGAGACGGAGGACGTCCTGCGAGACCCC GCTGGTTCGGGGTCTCCCACTATGGCTGCGGCCATCCAGGACTTCCAGAGGTCGGAGTCAGACCGACTCAACGAAGTCAAAGGTCACTTGGAAATTGCCTTACTGGAGAAACATTTCCTAC aggaggagctgaggaagcTGCGGGAAGAGACCAACGTGGACTCCCTGCggcaggagctggagagggagcGCAGCAAAAGGATAGACCTGGAACAGAAGATGAACGAGGTGCTCAAAACCAG GCTAGAGGACTCTCCGCCGCAGCCGCCCCGAAAACAGCAGTCGCCCTCAAACAATGGAACAG CAGACAAACAGCAGAAGGAGGTCTGGAGCTCCCGGCTGCAGAAGTGGCTGTACGAGCGCTTCGGGGTTTACATCGAAGACTTCCGCTTCCAGCCGGAGGAAAGCACTGTGGAGGCAGAGGAACCGCTAAGTGCTAAAAG GTTGACAGAAAACATGAGGCGCCTCA AGAGAGGAGCCAGACCTGTCACCAACTTCTTAAGGAACCTCTCCGCCTTATCGAACTGGCACTCCGTCTACACCTCAGCTATTGCCTTCATT ATTTACATGAATGCTGCTTGGCATGGTTGGGCCATTCCCATGTTCCTCTTCCTGGCTATCCTGCGCTTGTCCTTAAATTACCTCATCGCCAG AGGTTGGAGGATCCAGTGGAGCATTGTGCCTGAGGTCTCTGAACCCATG gAGCCTCCAAAGGAAGACTTGACTGTATCGGAGAAGTTTCAGCTTGTACTTGACGTTGCACAAAAAGCACAG AACCTTTTTGGTAAGATGGCAGATGTTTTGGAGAAGATAAAGAA cttGTTCATGTGGGTGCAGCCAGAGAGCACCCGGAAACTTTACGTCTGCCTCTGGGTGGCGTTCATCACCTCCTGCATCCTGCCATACAAACTAATGGGCTTCATGATGG GCCTGTACGCCGGTATCAAGTTCTTCATCATAGACTTCCTGTTTAAGAGCTGCCCGAAGCTCCGGGACAAATACGACACGCCCCACATCGTGTGGAACAGCCTTCCCACCGACCCCCAGCTCAAAGAGAGGAGCAACGCCACCGTGTCGCGGCGG CTCTCTGTCATTGAGAAG GTTCAGCCTGTGGTGTCTAGGGGCAGTCTCGCCACCATCCCATGTGGggtgaacagagaggaggagacgggtCGCTCTCACAGCACCAAGAAGGGGGCCTTTCATGAGATCTTCAACCTGCCGGAGTCTGAGCGCCCTCTTCCTG TGTGTGAGAACGGCTGGAGGTGCTGCTTAATAAACCGAGACCGGAAGATGCCCACAGACTACATCAGGAATGGAATGCTTTACGTCACAGAGAA TTACCTGTGCTTTGAGAGCTCCAGCTCCAGATCCGGCTCCTCCAAGAAGAATAAAGTCATCAAGCTGGTGGATATCACTGACATACAAAAG TACAAAGTGTTGTCAGTCCTGCCAGGAAGTGGGATGGGCATCTCTATAGCCACTCCATCCACTCAGAAG CCATTGGTGTTTGGTGCCATGATCCACAGAGATGAGGCTTTCGAGGCCATCTTCACCCAGTACATGAAGATGATGACCACCACCAAACCACCATCCAGCTCAGAGCTGTAG
- the gramd4a gene encoding GRAM domain-containing protein 4 isoform X5, with product MQRVAVRHVKVKPRCAVLTMLKRLDKIRFRGPRTRDDFPDLAESPPASDNECNDDMQLKPRAAPRETEDVLRDPAGSGSPTMAAAIQDFQRSESDRLNEVKGHLEIALLEKHFLQEELRKLREETNVDSLRQELERERSKRIDLEQKMNEVLKTRLEDSPPQPPRKQQSPSNNGTADKQQKEVWSSRLQKWLYERFGVYIEDFRFQPEESTVEAEEPLSAKRLTENMRRLKRGARPVTNFLRNLSALSNWHSVYTSAIAFIIYMNAAWHGWAIPMFLFLAILRLSLNYLIARGWRIQWSIVPEVSEPMEPPKEDLTVSEKFQLVLDVAQKAQNLFGKMADVLEKIKNLFMWVQPESTRKLYVCLWVAFITSCILPYKLMGFMMGLYAGIKFFIIDFLFKSCPKLRDKYDTPHIVWNSLPTDPQLKERSNATVSRRLSVIEKVQPVVSRGSLATIPCGVNREEETGRSHSTKKGAFHEIFNLPESERPLPVCENGWRCCLINRDRKMPTDYIRNGMLYVTENYLCFESSSSRSGSSKKNKVIKLVDITDIQKYKVLSVLPGSGMGISIATPSTQKPLVFGAMIHRDEAFEAIFTQYMKMMTTTKPPSSSEL from the exons CGCTTCCGAGGCCCGAGGACGAGAGACGACTTCCCGGACCTGGCCGAGTCGCCGCCCGCCTCCGACAACGAATGTAATGACGACATGCAGCTGAAGCCCCGGGCGGCTCCACGGGAGACGGAGGACGTCCTGCGAGACCCC GCTGGTTCGGGGTCTCCCACTATGGCTGCGGCCATCCAGGACTTCCAGAGGTCGGAGTCAGACCGACTCAACGAAGTCAAAGGTCACTTGGAAATTGCCTTACTGGAGAAACATTTCCTAC aggaggagctgaggaagcTGCGGGAAGAGACCAACGTGGACTCCCTGCggcaggagctggagagggagcGCAGCAAAAGGATAGACCTGGAACAGAAGATGAACGAGGTGCTCAAAACCAG GCTAGAGGACTCTCCGCCGCAGCCGCCCCGAAAACAGCAGTCGCCCTCAAACAATGGAACAG CAGACAAACAGCAGAAGGAGGTCTGGAGCTCCCGGCTGCAGAAGTGGCTGTACGAGCGCTTCGGGGTTTACATCGAAGACTTCCGCTTCCAGCCGGAGGAAAGCACTGTGGAGGCAGAGGAACCGCTAAGTGCTAAAAG GTTGACAGAAAACATGAGGCGCCTCA AGAGAGGAGCCAGACCTGTCACCAACTTCTTAAGGAACCTCTCCGCCTTATCGAACTGGCACTCCGTCTACACCTCAGCTATTGCCTTCATT ATTTACATGAATGCTGCTTGGCATGGTTGGGCCATTCCCATGTTCCTCTTCCTGGCTATCCTGCGCTTGTCCTTAAATTACCTCATCGCCAG AGGTTGGAGGATCCAGTGGAGCATTGTGCCTGAGGTCTCTGAACCCATG gAGCCTCCAAAGGAAGACTTGACTGTATCGGAGAAGTTTCAGCTTGTACTTGACGTTGCACAAAAAGCACAG AACCTTTTTGGTAAGATGGCAGATGTTTTGGAGAAGATAAAGAA cttGTTCATGTGGGTGCAGCCAGAGAGCACCCGGAAACTTTACGTCTGCCTCTGGGTGGCGTTCATCACCTCCTGCATCCTGCCATACAAACTAATGGGCTTCATGATGG GCCTGTACGCCGGTATCAAGTTCTTCATCATAGACTTCCTGTTTAAGAGCTGCCCGAAGCTCCGGGACAAATACGACACGCCCCACATCGTGTGGAACAGCCTTCCCACCGACCCCCAGCTCAAAGAGAGGAGCAACGCCACCGTGTCGCGGCGG CTCTCTGTCATTGAGAAG GTTCAGCCTGTGGTGTCTAGGGGCAGTCTCGCCACCATCCCATGTGGggtgaacagagaggaggagacgggtCGCTCTCACAGCACCAAGAAGGGGGCCTTTCATGAGATCTTCAACCTGCCGGAGTCTGAGCGCCCTCTTCCTG TGTGTGAGAACGGCTGGAGGTGCTGCTTAATAAACCGAGACCGGAAGATGCCCACAGACTACATCAGGAATGGAATGCTTTACGTCACAGAGAA TTACCTGTGCTTTGAGAGCTCCAGCTCCAGATCCGGCTCCTCCAAGAAGAATAAAGTCATCAAGCTGGTGGATATCACTGACATACAAAAG TACAAAGTGTTGTCAGTCCTGCCAGGAAGTGGGATGGGCATCTCTATAGCCACTCCATCCACTCAGAAG CCATTGGTGTTTGGTGCCATGATCCACAGAGATGAGGCTTTCGAGGCCATCTTCACCCAGTACATGAAGATGATGACCACCACCAAACCACCATCCAGCTCAGAGCTGTAG
- the gramd4a gene encoding GRAM domain-containing protein 4 isoform X3, translating into MKLCYDLRAGVAVRHVKVKPRCAVLTMLKRLDKIRFRGPRTRDDFPDLAESPPASDNECNDDMQLKPRAAPRETEDVLRDPAGSGSPTMAAAIQDFQRSESDRLNEVKGHLEIALLEKHFLQEELRKLREETNVDSLRQELERERSKRIDLEQKMNEVLKTRLEDSPPQPPRKQQSPSNNGTADKQQKEVWSSRLQKWLYERFGVYIEDFRFQPEESTVEAEEPLSAKRLTENMRRLKRGARPVTNFLRNLSALSNWHSVYTSAIAFIIYMNAAWHGWAIPMFLFLAILRLSLNYLIARGWRIQWSIVPEVSEPMEPPKEDLTVSEKFQLVLDVAQKAQNLFGKMADVLEKIKNLFMWVQPESTRKLYVCLWVAFITSCILPYKLMGFMMGLYAGIKFFIIDFLFKSCPKLRDKYDTPHIVWNSLPTDPQLKERSNATVSRRVQPVVSRGSLATIPCGVNREEETGRSHSTKKGAFHEIFNLPESERPLPVCENGWRCCLINRDRKMPTDYIRNGMLYVTENYLCFESSSSRSGSSKKNKVIKLVDITDIQKYKVLSVLPGSGMGISIATPSTQKPLVFGAMIHRDEAFEAIFTQYMKMMTTTKPPSSSEL; encoded by the exons CGCTTCCGAGGCCCGAGGACGAGAGACGACTTCCCGGACCTGGCCGAGTCGCCGCCCGCCTCCGACAACGAATGTAATGACGACATGCAGCTGAAGCCCCGGGCGGCTCCACGGGAGACGGAGGACGTCCTGCGAGACCCC GCTGGTTCGGGGTCTCCCACTATGGCTGCGGCCATCCAGGACTTCCAGAGGTCGGAGTCAGACCGACTCAACGAAGTCAAAGGTCACTTGGAAATTGCCTTACTGGAGAAACATTTCCTAC aggaggagctgaggaagcTGCGGGAAGAGACCAACGTGGACTCCCTGCggcaggagctggagagggagcGCAGCAAAAGGATAGACCTGGAACAGAAGATGAACGAGGTGCTCAAAACCAG GCTAGAGGACTCTCCGCCGCAGCCGCCCCGAAAACAGCAGTCGCCCTCAAACAATGGAACAG CAGACAAACAGCAGAAGGAGGTCTGGAGCTCCCGGCTGCAGAAGTGGCTGTACGAGCGCTTCGGGGTTTACATCGAAGACTTCCGCTTCCAGCCGGAGGAAAGCACTGTGGAGGCAGAGGAACCGCTAAGTGCTAAAAG GTTGACAGAAAACATGAGGCGCCTCA AGAGAGGAGCCAGACCTGTCACCAACTTCTTAAGGAACCTCTCCGCCTTATCGAACTGGCACTCCGTCTACACCTCAGCTATTGCCTTCATT ATTTACATGAATGCTGCTTGGCATGGTTGGGCCATTCCCATGTTCCTCTTCCTGGCTATCCTGCGCTTGTCCTTAAATTACCTCATCGCCAG AGGTTGGAGGATCCAGTGGAGCATTGTGCCTGAGGTCTCTGAACCCATG gAGCCTCCAAAGGAAGACTTGACTGTATCGGAGAAGTTTCAGCTTGTACTTGACGTTGCACAAAAAGCACAG AACCTTTTTGGTAAGATGGCAGATGTTTTGGAGAAGATAAAGAA cttGTTCATGTGGGTGCAGCCAGAGAGCACCCGGAAACTTTACGTCTGCCTCTGGGTGGCGTTCATCACCTCCTGCATCCTGCCATACAAACTAATGGGCTTCATGATGG GCCTGTACGCCGGTATCAAGTTCTTCATCATAGACTTCCTGTTTAAGAGCTGCCCGAAGCTCCGGGACAAATACGACACGCCCCACATCGTGTGGAACAGCCTTCCCACCGACCCCCAGCTCAAAGAGAGGAGCAACGCCACCGTGTCGCGGCGG GTTCAGCCTGTGGTGTCTAGGGGCAGTCTCGCCACCATCCCATGTGGggtgaacagagaggaggagacgggtCGCTCTCACAGCACCAAGAAGGGGGCCTTTCATGAGATCTTCAACCTGCCGGAGTCTGAGCGCCCTCTTCCTG TGTGTGAGAACGGCTGGAGGTGCTGCTTAATAAACCGAGACCGGAAGATGCCCACAGACTACATCAGGAATGGAATGCTTTACGTCACAGAGAA TTACCTGTGCTTTGAGAGCTCCAGCTCCAGATCCGGCTCCTCCAAGAAGAATAAAGTCATCAAGCTGGTGGATATCACTGACATACAAAAG TACAAAGTGTTGTCAGTCCTGCCAGGAAGTGGGATGGGCATCTCTATAGCCACTCCATCCACTCAGAAG CCATTGGTGTTTGGTGCCATGATCCACAGAGATGAGGCTTTCGAGGCCATCTTCACCCAGTACATGAAGATGATGACCACCACCAAACCACCATCCAGCTCAGAGCTGTAG